tatgtatccacacatgtatttgagctttcaataaatgattatcatgaaaaggaaatataataataatcactttttattacctctatggcatatttccaacagtttccaaCAGTCTTTTAGTATTACATGgtaatgaatcgaacacccatagagttctcgtGCTCATCATGTTTTgtttgtggaagaggtttattcaatggatctgcaacatctagatgtgtatgtactttgccaatttttatgtcctcctccttgatataatcgtggatggaattgaagcgacgCTTTATGTGTGTGGTCCTTTTATGAAACctaggttcctttgctagagcaatgacactagtgttgtcacaaaacaggtccattggatccagtgcactagaCACAActtcaagatccgtcatgaactgcttcatccagactacCGGAGAAGGTATGGAAGGAGTGAATTGGTCGTTGGCTTATTCGTTCGTCACATATCAGGGAGAGACtaaagaggaaaaagaaagaacCACTTATTTCTCTTATAAAAGATGCTAGACTCCTAGTCAGGAGGAAGCCATCCACGTCGCCCCCTAAATCGCTATGAATAGTGATGTGCCACCGCCTGAAAATTATGCACCACGCCGAGGGCATTTTAGTCTTTTCATGTACAGGGGTATAAATCACATCCGTTGCCGTGGACAAACCCTCGCCGCTGCCTCCCGTCCCACTCGCCTCCCCCTCCTCGTCGCCCTCCTCTCTTTCTCTCGctcacccctctctctccccagtGCCCCTACCCACGCCAACCGGTTCCGGCAAGCTCCGGCCACCGCACGCCTCCGAGCTCCCCAAGATCCGCGCCTCCAACCCTCCGTACAGATCCGGTGCTCAAAGTCTCCACCCTCCCCGCGACTAGGATTCGGACACCTCCCCAAAACTTCGCCGGAATCCGCCACAACCGGCAACAACGAGGCCAAAGGTGACCGGATCCAGCACAGGTTGGTCTCTCCCCTCTTTCTTCACCCCATCCTCTCCTCCTCGCCTCACGCCATCTTGTCTTCCCTTTTTTGCATGTTGCCACGGCacggacggcgacgacgacaggaGGGGCGCGCACATCCATGGGTCGGGACGCCGCCATGAAGCCACATAGAGGCCCCATGGACCCCCCCCCTTCTCAAGTGACTCTTCTCAGGCCCGACCCGCTACCTCTCTTGTACTTTGAGCTGTACCATGTTCTGTTTCAGATTCTGAAGGCATTTGTACTTGAATCTGAAACATGGTTAATCCCTTCAGGGTATATATGGCAAGTTAGGTGTTCGCTGTTGTCTGAGGTTAATCCCTTAATTGGTTGTTGTTTAGGGTTGATTAGATTATCCTTCTCCAAGGAAATCTGTTATATATTTTTGACACCTACGGATATGCCTTTCTAATTGTAGAGTGACAGCTTTAACCAAAGTCTGTTTACTTCACTCAGCCTTCTATTCATTGATTTTGTACATGGTTCTTGAAAGTAGAGCTTCCTAAGCATTTGAGAGTGTTCGAGTTTGTTTAATCATTGCGCCTATGTGCTCTGGGTTAAaattctatttttttctctttgtaGGAGCTTCAGAAGGGTTGCTCACCAACGAACTAGAAGATTGTTTTGTCCTGGGCACTCACATGATTAAGGAAGAAATTGCTTATTCCTGGATGTGCTATGCAGATCAAAGGTGAGCTCATCCTATTTTCTTTCTTCAATCTTAGCCAAAGATTTATCTCCGGTTTCCTTGCATTTGTCATGTTGGTTCTTTGTGTAGATGTGCAAGCTAGCTTAGAATCTGTAtcatcatctttgtctttgagtagAACTGAACTGGGGATTTGCTTTTTTGCATCTTAATTGTGTGTCCTTTGATGTGCATTACTCTATAGAGTTATTACCCTGAACTGATGAAAGGACTTCTAGAGATAAAATTATTGATTGCTAGGGCCTCGATTTATTAACTATTCTATATTTTTACAAACTGAAAGCCAAATCATTCCTCTTTGGGATGAAACAGATCATATATGTGGCGTCGAATAAGACCGTAGTCTGATCATACAAGGCCTTATTGATTGTCTAACCTACTTGCATGGTCTGATCTATCCAGGGTGCAACCAAGATCAGGAGAGAACAATGTTTCGGTTGTTTCAACTACTTCCTTTTCAGTGCTTATTATTTTGCATTGCATGAACTGCAGTTTAAGGTATAATAGTCATCCATGGTTCAGGTGAGGTGCTTCATACTGGGAAGCGTAATTGAGGTGCTTCTTTATTGGTTAGCTCATGCCTGCATTTTGGTGCTTGGATTGTGATCGTTTGTTCTATGCAGAAATCTCGAGGGAAGCGTTGGTTTCAGGCTCAGGCTACCTGGTTGTGGGGCTGGTGTTGCTTGTTTGATTTGTTGAGATGCTTATTCGTTTGTCATCCAGTTGCGACTTGGCTTTGAAAGTTGCGGTCCATTTCCTTTTAAGATGTTGTGAGGGTTGGCTACTGTAGCGAGTCTTCCTATGTTGCGTGCCTATAGCTTgcactattttttttgtttcttcagGCATGCCACTACAGATTGATTTTATGATTAAAGCATGTATCAGTGATGTAGTCCTATTGCGAAAATGCTTATTGTTTCATTTATGTAATGTAGGAACATGTATATCCTTTCAAGTTCACTGATGTGGTTACCACTACAACACACGTCCCTCCAAGGACCAAGGGTGGGCATGATCTTCTACAAGGTTGTTGTGTGTGACTATTAGGACATGATCAACTTTGCGGTGTCCCCATCACTACAAGTCAAGCTAATAGAGCTAAATgcagcatggcattcataatgttcAGTTATACTTAAGAAACATGCACACGTGTCTTTAGATCCTATGGAGCATTCCTAATAATGACCATCTATTTAACTATCTTGGATCATTACCATTACAAAATGCAGCATGGCATTCATGATGTTCAGTTATTCATAAATGTGGCAGTTAATTCTTCTCCTGCATGATATTTAAGCATGTTGCATGTACCAATCTGTTGATGATTCAATCATTGATTCTGATGTACAAATAGGCAAAACCATTGCCTCTTTGGATGATGGACATGAGTGTGTTTTTGTTAGTTTTCGGTGATGTACGTCGTGAAGCGGGACGGGTGGACGGAGATGGTGCACTTCGACAAGATCACGGCGCGGCTCAAGAAGCTCAGAAGGTCTGCGCCGGGGTATACATGGGCGTCACCACCAGCCAGCTCGACGAGCTCGCCGCCGAGACCGCCGCCACGCTCAGGGCCTCCCAGCCCGACTATGCCTCCGTACATTCCCTCTTTCGATTTGTTTCTCCCCTTCCGGTCTGTTCCGTTCCCCCCTCACGGCGCCCGTGTTCGTGTCTCCTGGCCTGACGTATGTGCGTGTGTGGTTCTTCTGCAGCTCGCGGCGAGGATTGTTGTGTCCAACCTGCCGCCAAGTGGAAATAGTGTGTGTGGTGCTCGTAAATAGAGAGCATTCTGGTAGAAAGGTACAGGAAAGAATAGGGAAACTTCTGTCATTTTCTTTGGTCTCTGAAAAATAAATGGTGATGTGGGCTGATAGCCTCATACATTACTAAATTACATGATACAAACTCACTTCtcttttttgattttttgtttACTTCGTTGTGCTACAATGGCTCTCCTAGGAATGTTCTTGCATGCTTTGATGTGCACAATCCAGAAAGTGCATGCATCCACAAACCAAATAGGATTTTGTGTGTGTTATCTTCTTATAAATTTTGTGCTCGTCCAATAAGAATAAGGTTTGGTGGTATTATTTTTGTCTGTCATCCGGTGAATTTCAGATTTCAAGCTAGTTGTAGTTATttcaggttgtatgtgcaaatccTTGGTGTGACATGATTGGTAACTGACCATAAATACATTGCAGTCTGATGTCTAATTCTTGATTTATGTGGTACCATGGTCTAAAAATTGGTCCTAAAGATACATGGTGTTTTTGTACAAAATAgatacagttattttgggacggagggagtattagattattttatttatttttaatttggTTCTAAAGATATAGTTTCAGAGTGATCATTTTGCAACAGCCAAGCTTGCCGTTGTTACAAATAATTGTTCTGTTGTCCTTAATTCACTTTCTCGGTTTTTTTACTGCCACAAGCATTATTGTTCCATTTTTTTAGTTACTGATCATGCCATTTTTCTATCTGCCTTTGTAGCTGAAAGATTAGTGAGACTGACTAAATTCTGAACATGTTCCATGTGAGAGAAATAGCATGTTGATTTCATCTTGAAATAATCATAGCTGGGGGTGAGGTTCGTAACTGAGGGTCATGTGGAGAGCTGGAGGAAGAAGTTGCGAGGCTTGGAACTCTTCTTGTGATGGACTCAGGGACAACAGTGAGGACAATGCCTCTTTAGTTGTAATTGTGATACTACTAATGTGCAAGTAAACACTCCTATGATACTCCTTATGCTAAAATGTTGGTTGTTAGTACAAAGGTGGTGACATTATTTGGTTCTCTGGTATTGATTTCATGATTTGTGGTTAATACATGGTATAATACAATCCACATTGCATTATATTTCCAGTTACTCAATACTAACATTCTTTTTAATTGGCTTCTTGCGCCATTGGCGCAACCGGGTCATCTAGTTACCTCTAATGTCGAGTGGGCTCCATGCAGGACAGTGTCCTATGAACGAGGCGACGGATGCTCGCGTGCGATCCTATCCTAAGTCAAGCGTTTTCACTAAAATATACGAGATCACATATAAAATGGACTAATTTTTCAGAACAAAATAATAAATACAAACCAATATGTGGTTGATATTTAAAAGGACAATGCTATTCCAAGCCCATCAATTTCAAGTCATAGACTTGACAGAGAGGTTCTCACATCCTTCTACGAAGGCTATGCTCACAAAGGCGAGCTGTGAGTGCGTAGGGATAATTGTACTGCATATGTATGAACGCGTGTCCGTATCGTGTTAAAAATACgtaataattcttctaaaaaatgCGAAAGGGCAAGTGTAACGAATTCTCTACATACGCCCCTCGCCGGATCCAGCTGGCCCGTCCATCCCGACCTTTCTCGAAGCCACGAGCCGCCGCACTCaggccgccgccctagccgccgcgccGTCCACCTCCGCCGGATTCCAGTGGCAACCAGCCTCCGGTATCCCCTTTTTCCACCCTCCGTCGCCGACAGTCACTGAAGCATCTCCTTGCGATGGCTGCAGCGGCGATTTCCGGCGGCCACCTCGTCCTCTCCACCCCTACCTCCACCCGGCGCCCACAGTTGCTCCCCATCCATCCGCCTTCAGCGCGACCAATcgccgcatcctccgcctccgcGGCCCGCCGCGGGGTCGCGGCCGCCGCAGTGTCCAGCCCTGCCGCGGTCCCCTCCACGGGGAAAGATGGTTAGGGTTTCTAAGCCTGCATTGAATTACTTTTGTTGATTATGGGACACATTAACTAGGGTCCTGGTGGGGTTATTGTATTTGTTCGAAATTGATTTTGACAAACAGGAAATGATCAGTTGTGACATGGTACCTGCCGTGAAACTTGAGTAGCTTCCAGGGCTCCCAATGTGGGCAGTTTCCAATCCTCTGCCAATGTCGATTCCTCAGGGACTAGTTAGCACAACCTCTGTCCGGAATCAACTGTCGCTGAAATGAGTGTATCCACACACTGAAACGTGTCAAGATACACCCATTTCagcaacggagggagtagttgctagCAGCGCGCAAAGTTTGAAGTCTTAAATAGCTTTTGATATAAAATGAAGAGCCCCCTTATGATTGATCATCAGCTGTGTCAAAATTCTGGTGATCATTTTTATATGACACTGGATGAGAAATTATTTGTAATGAGAATCCACGCAGAGAGATCACACTATTCATATGGTGATCAAACAAGAAATGTACAGATTTTTCTGGTTGGACACTGCAAAACACAGACTGTGCTTTCCTTGTCCCCGTCATCACTGTTATGTTGTGCTCACCTACTTCGTTCCTCACCAGTGATCACCATTGAGCAATAGTTTTTCTTATGGTAAAGATGTTAGCTCTGAAATTCACTGGTTTGCTCATTagcttttatcttttttttttccttcctgAAAGCATGTGAGTGACGGAAACTTAGTGTACATTTCAAAAGTTTTGTGCATCAGAGTAAACTTTTATTACTGAAGATGTAACAAAATTTTGCTAACTTTATTGACAACACTACATTTTCTTGCAGGCAAACAGGTTCCTAAGGATTTCCTCCATATCAATGATTTTGACAAAGATACAATCATGAAGATTCTTAACCGAGCAATTGAGGTTAAGGCAATGATAAAATCAGGAGACAGGAGCTTCCAACCGTTCAAAGGAAAGTCGATGGCAATGGTCTTTGCCAAGCCGTCAATGAGGACCCGTGTTTCATTTGAAACAGGATTCTTCTTGCTTGGTGGGCATGCCGTCTATTTAGGTCCTGATGATATCCAGATGGGCAAGCGTGAGGAGACCCGTGATGTTGCTCGTGTACTTTCTGGATATAATGACATCATTATGGCCAGGGTTTTTGCTCATCAGGTATGATCATTAGTTCTATGATTATGATTTGTAAAATTTCTATTGAGGTATGCCAGATTCTAAATAAAATTCCTGCATATTAAATCTTCCTGTTCCACAACGTGTAACGATTGCAATCTAGACATAACTATAACTTCTTATTTCTTTGGTGCTTAAGCAAAGTTAGATATCTACTCTGAAGCCATGAGCGGACAATAGAAGAAATATATATTTCGCAGGCTGAAACCTTTTAATATGAAGCATCAACCACGATAGAGTGTAGTTATAACTGAAAATGTAAGTTCTTTTCATTCTAGTTTGTGTAACCGCCAACCTGAAAATATTTGGATGGGTGGATTTGATGATCAAACAATATTGGCGTGGTAGTTTTTTCTGTTGTGCTTCTTCATTTATTTTTTACATGTCGTAATAAATTTAACATCTACACTAGTGTaacaaacactcttatattatgggacggagggagtaataattgATATTTGGATTGGCACTGAACTCACTTGCATACAATCCTGCTTTGTTGGCTTGCTTGTTATTGAGATACTTAATCTTAAGTTATTTGTATTCTGCTTTCATGCAATTGACCTTAAGAGTTAAGAATCACATTGTCTTTCTAACATCTCATATGATTTTTGCAGGATATTTTGGACTTGGCAAAATATGCACCTGTACCTGTCATAAATGGCCTCACAGACTACAATCATCCGTGTCAGATAATGGCTGATGCGCTCACTATGATTGAACACATCGGCCGTATTGAAAATACCAAGGTAGATCACCTTTAAAATGAcagcatatggtggttttgttctGCGGGGACCAATTTTCTCTCTTTCCCTAATTATGTATGTAGGTTGTCTATGTTGGAGATGGCAACAACATTGTGCACTCATGGCTTCTATTGGCTGCTGTGATTCCCTTCCACTTTGTATGCGCCTGTCCTAAGGGCTTTGAGCCAGATGCCAAAACTGTGGAGATCGCTAGGAGTGCTGGAAGTAAGATTGAAATAACAAATGATCCCAAGGAAGCAGTTAAGGGAGCAGATGTTGTGTATACAGATGTTTGGgccagcatgggccaaaaggaggAAGCTGAATATAGGAAACAAGTATTCCAAGGATTCATGGTCAGTCTACCTCTTGTTTTATGGTTTACACAAATGTTGTTCTGTGGACATGTCATTTCTACTGGATTGTTGATACCTTCTTGTTTTGCTGGCTAGATTCTAGCTACATCTTCAAAATGTTCATATTCTGCTAGAAACCAACAAACTTGTTTCTTTTATGTTTGATATTTAGAGTTTAACGAATTATACTAGAAGGTTGATGAAGCTTTGATATTCTGCTAGAAACCAACAAGCTTGTTTTACTGGCTTTCACGTTTCTTTTATGTCATTCAATCATTCGCAGTCAGTAGACTCGGCGCATGGGTTGGCCCTCAGCTCACACTTTTGTGATTCTTGGTTCCTGCAGGTTGATGAAGCCCTGATGGAGATGGCTGGTCCAAAAGCCTTCCTGATGCACTGTTTGCCTGCGGAGAGAGGGGTGGAGGTAACAGACGGTGCCATCGAGGCTCCCAACTCGATCGTATTCCCCCAGGCAGAGAACAGAATGCACGCGCAAAACGCAATCATGCTTCACGTGCTCGGAGCTTGATTACCCTCTGTTGTATGCTAGACTGCTTAGTGTCGCATCGTTATTGAAGTTGAACATTATTACTGGATACTAGGTTCCTTCGGCATACTGTAAGCCTTGGAGTGTTTCCGTGAAGGCGTGAGGGTAGAGATTTTGGAACATGTCAGATTACTCTGGGGTACTGTGTCAGGTCTGGTCATCCTGAATAAATATGATACATGCATTTCCATGTTTTCCAACTCTTAACTCCTGTTGGGATCTCCACCTCATCTTTCTAGCTGCTTGTTCTCTTAGATTCATCCTCTCCAATCACCTTGTTTGCACATGCAATTGAATCAGAGTTATAATCTGCCCGTTTAAAAAGGGTTGTAATCTGCTGCACAACTCCAGCAACTCAAGTTGCAGCTTGCTGAGCAGAAAAACATCGTTCATTCACCTGCCATTTGTTAGACAATATTGCATAAGCCCCACCCACAGTTATCTGTGGTTCAAATTGGCTCTatcaactactccctctgttctaaAATAAGTCCCGTTGATCTAGTACAAACATTATACTAATTTAGTATTAAATCTATgatacttattttgggacggagggagtatatcaaaCACACATGTTAtctggtactccctccgtctcaaaaataACAACTTTATACTAGGGAGTACAAGACACACATGTTCAGCTCAGCTCCTACGGTAAGTAAAGAGCATTCTATTTCCCGCTTCCATTTTCTTGCGCTAGTAGAGCCAGCATTCTATTTCCCGCTTCCATTTTCTTGCGCTAATAGAGCCCAAAGAGATTCATCCAAGGCCGTGGTATTGAGTAAAAGTTCCTTTCCTGGTATCCAAGACCCTGGTATAGAGGACTGGAAGATTGAGGAGATAGATTTTGATGCCATCTAGGGCTTGTTAGCAGTTTTCATCCCAAAAATAATGAGTTTTTTTTAACACTAGTCTTTCACTGCATTACAGGTGGCAATAACAATTGGGCAGGACATGTAAACTAATCAACATCTCAATAGAATATGCACAAACCCTTCTTGGAAGGACGCTATTCGCCACCTTAAAGATGATCCACAATCCAAGACACTACAATTCTAAGAAGGAAAGGAACTAGCAATGCTAAAGGGTGTGAGGGTAGATAGGTTAGCACTAGGTTGTTGTTGCCCTCATTAACACCAACAGGCGATGGCGTCATGCAAAGGGATGCGGCTAAGAGAGATGGATAGAGAGAGAAAACATATGATCTACTTTTAAGGAATGGCTATTGCATTTATCAAACAAAATATGCTTCAAAAAGTTCAACGGCTCTGAACTCCTGTGACTAAGACTACCCAGGAGTCCATGATAGTGAAAGGACGCTcacagaaagaaagaaaaactatcTAGCAGTGACGCATATAACATGAAAAAACCACAGGGAAAGCGAAACCAGCGGATACCACACAACATCAAGATATCACACACAGACGGGCCTTGATGTAACGCTGATTTCCTATTAAGCAGACGCTCTGTTAAGAGACGGTTTGACAAAAAAGGTTCCAGCACGAGGTCAAATACTTGGACCTGACATGGCATATACGGAAGGAAAATGTACCCATGCTTGCCTCAGCATGGACAGAAGGTGCATATATATATCCCCGACAGACTGATGGTTTTCGATCATCATGTTAACATAAATGTCTGTCGTACTATTGATAAGCCGTAGGGCGGATCGCGTAGCATCTGCAGTCCACCAGCTGGAGATCACTTCCTTAAGCCCTCCATGATGTACGAACCGTAGAGGTCCCTGCCAAACAGCATTTTAAGCGGTTCAGCGCAAGAATCAGTTCAGATAACAGTAAGCCATCCGCAAAAAAACACACTATAACAGTGCTCCATATGCTAGTAGAGTAAACAATGTTAGTACAAGTATGAAGCAGCAACACTCACATTGAGTACTTGATTGCGTTGATGGCATCTTCTGCTGGGAGGAAATCATTCACTGCAACctccttattttcattcttcttgTCTGTCAAGACAGCACAAGTTCAATGGTCAGAATCCAGTTAGTTCAGTTCATGATCTGGCACATACAATTTTTGGAATGGAAAGTGAAATTGATCATAGTTGAGGAATGTACAGTCTTCAAAGAAGCGACGGATCTCCTGTAGGCGATGCGGGGGAAGTTCACTGATGTCTCTGAAGTGACGGTACTCAGGATCATCAGCACAGACAGCTATGATCTTGTCATCTTTCTCACCCTAGTGACATCAAATGATTAACTAATGTAAGAAGTCAGCAGTCAGATGGAACCCACTTTGTAAATGGTACTATAACTCTTCATTTGTTTTTGCTGCCTTTTTGACGTCTCGTGCATCAAGCTATCTTACAATTGTGCAGTGGAATACAAGCAAATAAGTTATTGTCCATACCGATATGAAACAAGGCATCTTCAATGTAATCAAGTGATGGAGGAAATCTAACCTGGTCAATCATAGGCATAAGCCCAATAGCACGGGCACGCAGGAAGCAACCAGGGACAACTTGTTCCTGTCCAGGAGAAAGAGCAGTAGCATTAGGACAAAGCTTATATAAGGTACAAATATTTGAGAACCGCATCCGTTAGATACCTGCATCAGGACAAGGACGTCCATCGGGTCATTGTCCTCACAGAGTGTGCGTGGAATGAAGCCATAGTTGTGTGGGTACACAACTGAGGAGTAAAGAACACGATCAACCTGGAACAAACAAAACATTCAAGTTCTCTTTTATCAATGCAGAATAAAAGTAGTTGTAACATGCAACTATGCAAGTGCTCCACATTCATATGTGCTACTACTTACTGACCAACCTACAGTTAGTGGCACTTTATTAAGGCATGCCCTTTTGTCGGTAGTATTGACAGAACTCCTCAATTTGTACATGCAGTGTTAACCGATGATGTCTTTAATCTCTCTTTTACATTCTGAACATAACAGATGGATTCCAGTGACATTCTTTAGGATTCAACAGGATGCACACAAAGGCCAAATAATTCACTGCTAGCTGACCTTGATAAGACCAGTTGCTTTGTCCAACTCATACTTGACTTTGCTGCCTCTAGGAATCTCAACAACCTGGAaatgaaaggaaaaaagaaaaagcaacTCTGTGTAACTGCACAGAACTTAATAACACAGCAGATAAAGAccggaaaaataaaaaaaggaaatccaGAAAAGAACAGCTTGTCTTAGCTGGTCTACACAATCTTTGAGTAAGATTTATGCATACAACAATGGCTTACTACGATGACTTGAGACATGCCTGAGCTAGTATATATAATGTGAAAGCCAAACTGGTAGCAGGAACTGCAAACTCTAGAATGGCCCATAGAGTTTCAGTAAACCTGACACTATTTTTTCATGGAATTAATACAAGTCTGGATGTTTCAAAAGGGGGATTTCAAGACTTCAGAACAAGGTAGATCGATTTCAGCCCCTATGGCAAAATTTAAaactaaatgcaagcatgaaggtAAAGCTCCAATCTGATATTGATCAATTTGATCAGAACATCAACTATATCTAAAGCTAAACTATTTAAAAGATAAACTTACACAGTTGAAAACTGCAGGAGCTCCTGGACCTGCATTTTCACAGAAAATATAGTAACTAGTAAGATATATTTGAACAGAAACATTTGCAGCATGGTACAAAATTTTACGCACGTTAAAGTTCTATATAACATAACTAAACAATAAATCATACAAAATCATATCTTAGCAAAACTATCTTTAAAATTGTTCAACTGAGGATGCACAATACCTATCTCCAGGTCGTGCCATGGGTGAGCAGCAACATGCTTTTGAGACATGGAAGAAAGGATGCGCTCATTGAGAGCAGCAGGGGGCATCCTTGATACCTGGTAGGTCTTCCCATCAGCTTCTCCAGCCATGGCTATTTAATTAGAAAATATCATCAGTAAGTAACTAGATTCCCTATATCCATGACACTAACAATCAAACAAAAAAACTTGAATAAGGACATGTTAAGAGAGGCTCCAAATATAGGGCAAGAAAACACTACAGAACTTCAAAattccatgcaacaaactaaattaTACAGTAAACATTTTACTGTTGAAGCTAACAATGTCATCCTCTGCATATTAATCTGAATAATGCTCTACTGCATGTTGGGTGGTGAAAGCTATCTGATGGGCAAATAAATTTCAATCTAGTGCTTGACCATCAAAGGAATCTCCAATGTATGAACTATGCAAAACGGAAAACCTGACCCTGTATTCTCATGTTTTTGCATGAGTTGCCCAATCCTGACCATTAGCTCTTTCCACAGCAATACTGACACCTAATAAGCACAGAAACTGTCGACAATACAAGTAGATTCAACTTTGACCATCCCAAGAACCCATGTGTTGGCAACTTCCCCTAAACACAGTGCAGTTGTATTCAAGAATACACGATTTCCATGTTTCCTGAATATGTATCACTCTGGTCTCTATTGCCAGACAACTGACCATATCACATACTAGCAGTAGCAGACAAATTATGCACTTATCCAATACAAATGACTACTACGACATCCATGACCTGGAGAACCAATTGAATACTCACGTCAGTGTCCTCCTGTTAGTGAAAATCATTCACATACAAAAATATATTTGTCGCAAAGAAAGACAGATCTTCTAAGTAACTTCCTTGGCATTCAACAAACTGAAAG
This genomic stretch from Hordeum vulgare subsp. vulgare chromosome 6H, MorexV3_pseudomolecules_assembly, whole genome shotgun sequence harbors:
- the LOC123403689 gene encoding ornithine carbamoyltransferase, chloroplastic isoform X1; protein product: MAAAAISGGHLVLSTPTSTRRPQLLPIHPPSARPIAASSASAARRGVAAAAVSSPAAVPSTGKDGKQVPKDFLHINDFDKDTIMKILNRAIEVKAMIKSGDRSFQPFKGKSMAMVFAKPSMRTRVSFETGFFLLGGHAVYLGPDDIQMGKREETRDVARVLSGYNDIIMARVFAHQDILDLAKYAPVPVINGLTDYNHPCQIMADALTMIEHIGRIENTKVVYVGDGNNIVHSWLLLAAVIPFHFVCACPKGFEPDAKTVEIARSAGSKIEITNDPKEAVKGADVVYTDVWASMGQKEEAEYRKQVFQGFMVDEALMEMAGPKAFLMHCLPAERGVEVTDGAIEAPNSIVFPQAENRMHAQNAIMLHVLGA
- the LOC123403689 gene encoding ornithine carbamoyltransferase, chloroplastic isoform X2 codes for the protein MAAAAISGGHLVLSTPTSTRRPQLLPIHPPSARPIAASSASAARRGVAAAAVSSPAAVPSTGKDGKQVPKDFLHINDFDKDTIMKILNRAIEVKAMIKSGDRSFQPFKGKSMAMVFAKPSMRTRVSFETGFFLLGGHAVYLGPDDIQMGKREETRDVARVLSGYNDIIMARVFAHQDILDLAKYAPVPVINGLTDYNHPCQIMADALTMIEHIGRIENTKVVYVGDGNNIVHSWLLLAAVIPFHFVCACPKGFEPDAKTVEIARSAGSKIEITNDPKEAVKGADVVYTDVWASMGQKEEAEYRKQVFQGFMVDEALIFC
- the LOC123403690 gene encoding soluble inorganic pyrophosphatase translates to MAGEADGKTYQVSRMPPAALNERILSSMSQKHVAAHPWHDLEIGPGAPAVFNCVVEIPRGSKVKYELDKATGLIKVDRVLYSSVVYPHNYGFIPRTLCEDNDPMDVLVLMQEQVVPGCFLRARAIGLMPMIDQGEKDDKIIAVCADDPEYRHFRDISELPPHRLQEIRRFFEDYKKNENKEVAVNDFLPAEDAINAIKYSMDLYGSYIMEGLRK